The proteins below are encoded in one region of Sulfolobus islandicus Y.N.15.51:
- a CDS encoding cob(I)yrinic acid a,c-diamide adenosyltransferase — translation MFTRTGDDGNTNVVSKRVGKDSPLVNLLGDIDELNSFIGLALTKIEWEDMQNDLMRIQTELFVLGEEIIQDRGRINEETVKWLESRTVEYRKESGPVRLFVIPGGSEEASYLHVARSVSRRVERNAVAYSKELNFNKWIIVYLNRLSSLLFSMAIVANKRKNVKERLYDIGKYF, via the coding sequence ATGTTCACCAGAACTGGAGACGATGGAAATACCAATGTAGTATCTAAGAGAGTAGGAAAAGATTCACCTCTAGTAAATCTATTAGGGGATATAGATGAGCTTAACTCCTTCATAGGTCTTGCATTAACAAAAATAGAATGGGAAGATATGCAAAATGATCTCATGCGTATTCAAACTGAGTTGTTTGTATTAGGTGAGGAGATTATTCAAGATAGAGGTAGAATAAATGAGGAGACTGTAAAGTGGTTAGAGAGTAGAACTGTCGAATATAGGAAAGAAAGTGGTCCTGTAAGGTTATTTGTAATACCAGGTGGTTCTGAGGAGGCTTCATATTTGCATGTAGCAAGAAGCGTTTCTAGAAGGGTTGAAAGAAATGCAGTAGCTTACTCTAAAGAACTGAATTTCAATAAATGGATAATTGTTTATCTGAACAGATTATCTTCTTTACTATTTTCCATGGCCATAGTAGCAAATAAGAGGAAAAACGTAAAGGAGAGACTTTATGATATAGGCAAGTATTTTTGA